The Telopea speciosissima isolate NSW1024214 ecotype Mountain lineage unplaced genomic scaffold, Tspe_v1 Tspe_v1.0689, whole genome shotgun sequence genome contains a region encoding:
- the LOC122648277 gene encoding uncharacterized protein LOC122648277: MVALHCDGSLADDKASFGGLIRDGCGDPIAAYAGLGEDLSVLSMEFKAIYKGISLCIEKGLYDVSVRSDSKLAVDILNGQITGPWQILILKSKILSKFRLLRSKELVHIWREQNQPADFMASLPTVPSGTYWEPESFPPELTILIKKDKELVTYYRM; encoded by the coding sequence atggttgctctccattgtgatgggtctcttgCAGATGACAAAGCTAGCTTTGGGGGCCTCATTCGTGATGGATGTGGGGACCCCATAGCTGCCTATGCTGGTCTAGGGGAAGATCTTTCGGTGCTGTCCATGGAGTTTAAGGCTATTTACAAAGGAATTTCCCTTTGTATCGAGAAGGGCTTGTATGATGTTTCTGTTAGGTCGGATTCGAAACTGGCCGTCGACATTTTGAATGGGCAGATCACTGGGCCCTGGCAAATCCTTATTTTGAAAAGTAAGATCCTCTCTAAGTTTAGGCTGCTGAGGTCTAAAGAATTAGTTCATATTTGGAGAGAACAGAACCAGCCCGCAGATTTCATGGCTTCCCTCCCTACTGTCCCCTCTGGAACCTATTGGGAGCCTGAGTCTTTCCCTCCGGAGCTGACCATTCtcataaagaaagataaggagcTAGTAACCTATTACAGGATGTAG